Proteins encoded in a region of the Haloarchaeobius salinus genome:
- a CDS encoding NAD(P)H-binding protein, with amino-acid sequence MRVLVTGATGFVGGNLVPALCDAGHDVVALVRDPARYDAPDDVTVVTGDLLDPETLPPAFDGVDAAYYLVHSMQSGEDFEDRDRRAARNFVDAADAVGVSRVVYLGGLGEERDRLSEHLRSRREVERLLEEGAFELTTLRAAIIVGAGSASFRMVHQLVKRLPVMVTPKWVSTPCQPIAIDDVVAYLVGVLDAPETAGRTFEIGGPDVLTYRGMLETTARVTGQRLRVVPVPVLSPELSAYWVGLVTDVPKGVARPLIAGLRNPVVVTDDSITDHVDVELTPFETAVREALAADPAAPTPVTVEEPA; translated from the coding sequence GCCACGACGTGGTCGCGCTCGTCCGCGACCCCGCCCGGTACGACGCTCCCGACGACGTGACCGTCGTCACCGGCGACCTGCTCGACCCCGAGACGCTCCCACCCGCGTTCGATGGCGTCGACGCGGCGTACTACCTCGTCCACTCCATGCAGTCCGGCGAGGACTTCGAGGACCGCGACCGTCGCGCCGCACGGAACTTCGTCGACGCGGCGGACGCGGTCGGCGTCTCCCGCGTCGTCTACCTCGGCGGCCTCGGCGAGGAGCGCGACCGGCTCTCGGAGCACCTGCGCTCGCGCCGCGAGGTCGAACGCCTCCTCGAGGAGGGCGCGTTCGAGCTGACGACGCTCCGGGCCGCAATCATCGTCGGCGCGGGCAGCGCCAGCTTCCGGATGGTCCACCAGCTCGTCAAGCGCCTGCCGGTGATGGTGACGCCGAAGTGGGTGTCGACGCCGTGCCAGCCCATCGCCATCGACGACGTGGTCGCGTACCTCGTCGGCGTGCTGGACGCCCCGGAGACGGCGGGCCGGACGTTCGAGATCGGCGGTCCGGACGTACTCACCTACCGCGGGATGCTGGAGACGACGGCGCGGGTCACCGGCCAGCGGCTCCGTGTGGTCCCGGTCCCGGTCCTCTCGCCGGAGCTGTCGGCGTACTGGGTCGGCCTCGTGACCGACGTACCCAAGGGCGTCGCGCGGCCGCTCATCGCCGGCCTCCGGAACCCGGTGGTCGTCACCGACGACAGCATCACCGACCACGTCGACGTCGAGCTGACGCCGTTCGAGACGGCCGTCCGCGAGGCGCTCGCCGCGGACCCGGCAGCACCGACGCCCGTCACCGTGGAGGAGCCAGCATGA